Within the Bacillus pumilus genome, the region CACGTACCTGCCGCTGTATGGAACAAAGCGAGCAATGATTCGAATGACTTCACCGGCATGCGCTTGAATGGTGTCCTTGTAGCCTTGTTCATGTAAAGGAGGGGCTTCGTTCGGTCCTGTATACACAATGTCCCCTGTCGATTGATAGACCTCTGTATCAAATGGTCTTCTGTCTATCACCCTAAATTGAACAAGATGTAAATGAATGGGATGTGTGCCCCTTGTTGGATTGACGATGGACCAAACCTCTACACTGCCAAGCCGAGGATTTTCCGTGACAGGGTCATTCCAAAAATGGTTATCAAGCAATAAAATAGGGCGGCCATATTTATCTTGTGTACCGGTAAGAGTGAGCGTACGCTCTTTATCAGCGCGACTAGGCCGAAGTGGTGGAAGCGGTTTGAAAATAGGCCGTAATGTTTTAGGTGCTCTCCCTTTTAGCGGTCGAGTGACTTTAAATTGCATGATGTTGGCATCTGTTTCGGGATTTACTTCCTGTCCGCAGCCGGCTTTATTTTTAAGGGTGATCGTTTTGTTTTCGTAAGCTGAAAAATCAATGATGACATCAAATCGTTCAGCAGGAGCAATGGTAAAGGATTGATGGTGAACAGGTCTTGGTAAAAAGCCGCCATCAGATCCAATTTGCAAAATCGTCGCATCATTGTCTAGATGCAGCTCGTAAGTTCTTGTATTAGACGCATTTAAAATACGAAAACGGTATTTTCGTGGCTCCACTTCTAAATATGGCCATACTTTTCCATTGACCAAAATGGTTTCTCCGCAAAAGAAAGGCACGATAGACGGATCTGGTAGATCACTGTCTTCTGGCGTGTTGTTTGGTCTGCTTGGATAAAACAGCGCGCCATCCTCTTGAAACGTACGGTCCATGATCATTAGCGGAATATCATACTCATCCTTCGGTAATTCTAGCGATTTTTCAAACGCATCTGAGATCAAATAAAATCCAGCTAATCCGGCGTACACATTTAATCGTGTCAATGCCATCGCATGATCGTGATACCACAATGTGCAGGCTTGCTGATGATTTGGGTATTCGTACACTTCCCGTTCAAAGAAGGGGCCGGTTGCTTCAAAGTCTCGTGAAAACCAAGCCTCTGGATAGCCGTCACTGCTTGCTGGTGTGACGCCGCCATGTAAATGAACGACGGTCTTGACTTCTGGTTCATCATGATGGCCTTCGTGAATCGTGTGATCGACCGGTAGAAAATGTTTAAGTGGCAATTTGTTCATCCATTTTACTTTGACTTTTTCATTTCGATTCGCATGAATGGTTGGACCAGGCAAACTGCCATTATAGGTCCATAGCTTGGTTGGGGGCAGGTCTCTATGAACTTTTAGAAATACTTCCTCCATAGCGATTTCATAATACGTTTGTCGTGGGTTCTTTTTGACGGGCTCCGCAACTTCTGGAATTGGCAGCTCGTCAACAAATTTTTCTAGGTTCATGTTGTCTAATCCTCACTTAAAAATTCAATTTGATACAGTATAAGTGCGGACATGAAAATAGGTGAATAAAATAAAAAACCCGCTTTTCAGCGGGAGCATTATGGATGCTTATTTTCAAGCGTTGCATTTGCAGGTGTTTTTTTATTTGGTTTAAAGATGAAATAAGCGGCAAGCACACTGAAGGTAATGATACTCGTCAAAATGAGCTGAGGTCTCATTGATTCGATAAACAGCATCGATATCAAGATGGCGCAAATAACCAAAATGGTAAAGTACGTGAGATATGGGAACAGCCACATTTTGATTTTGAGCTGTTCTGGATTTTCTTTTTCGATTTTACGACGCATTCTTAATTGTGACACAGCAATGACCAAGTAGACAAGAAGGGCAATTGCACCGGATGCATTGACTAAGAACAAAAAGATGGTTTCAGGATAAAAGTAGTTCATCATGACGGCAATGTAAGAAAAGAAGGTGCCAGCGACTGTAGCGGCTACAGGAACGCCACGTTTGCTGATTTTCATAAAGCGTTTCGGTGCTTCGCCTCTTTCTGCCAGTGAATAAAGCATTCTGGACGTTGTGTACAATCCGGAGTTTAAGCAAGATAGAACGGCTGTTAAAACAATGACGTTCATGACTTGAGCTGCTGATGGGACGCCGATGTATTCTAATACCGCAACGAACGGACTTGTTAAAATACTCGCTGAATTCCACGGAAGCAAGGTCACAACGACAGCGATGGAACCGACATAAAACACGATGATACGCCATACAACAGAGCGGGTAGCTGTTGTCACAGACTTGACCGGGTCTGCTGATTCTCCGGCCGCTATTGCCACAATCTCGGTTCCCATGAAGGAAAAGATGACGACGACAATCCCGAGTAAAACAGAGCTGAATCCATTTGGAAGGAAACCACCGTTCCCTGTTAAATTGGCAAGACCTACAGTATGATGACCACCAAAACCAAAGATAAATGCAAAACCGATGAGTAGGAATAGAATGATGCTGACGACTTTGATTAATGAGAACCAATATTCAAATTCGCCAAAAGATTTAACAGAAAAGATATTTGTTAATGTTAAGAGGATAGTGAGGATAAGACTTGTGAGCCAAACAGGTGCATCTCCATACCAATACTGAATAATGGCAGCACCGGCAATGGCTTCGATGGCGATGACAATCACCCAGAAGAACCAATAAAGCCAGCCAATTGTAAAACCGGCCCATGGACCGATGGCATCGCTCGCATATTGTGAGAAGGAACCGCTTGTCGGATAGGCACATGCCATTTCTCCAAGCATTCTCATAATAAAGATTACGAGAAGTCCGGCAAAAGAATAGGAAAGAATGGATCCAGGCCCTGCAGAATGAATGACAGCGCCGCTACCAACAAATAGCCCTGCGCCAATAACTCCGGCAATGGAGATCATGGAAATATGTCTTGTTTTAAGATTTTTTTGAAGACCGTTTGTGATGTTGGACATGTCTTTACCTCCAAACATTTCTCTTGATAGAGAATTTGTTTTTAGAATATTTTAAATTTTATCATACTGAATTGTCATTCAGCATTGGACAGGTTATCAAACTGACATTTCAAACCTCTTAACATGATGTTAAAAAGTATAAAGGATTTGAGAGATTATGTTCCCTCTTTTTCCTCTGTTCATTCTTAAAAATAGCATAAGATCGGATGAAGAGAAGTTGTGTCTTAAAATAAAATTATTCTGAAATTTTACTAGTAAGAGTGAACTTGCCCATATGATCCTCACAGAGTGAATGAGGAAAAGGTTGATGGGAGTAGGTCTTGAGGTCAATTGACCTTGTAAAAATAAGTTTACTTAGGTCAACACATTTCTATGTATCCTATTTTGCTGACACAAGCGAATCATGTTGCTGTAGACCCACACGGGCTTTGCTTTGTAAGATAAATAATAGAAAAGTGATGTGTGAGGAGGCGCGGTTTGACATGGAGCGCTATAACGAATTAAGACAAGGTGAAACAGGTGCTTGGGTCAGCATCATTGCTTATGTGATCTTATCTGCAGTGAAACTTCTGATTGGGTATACGTTTCATTCAGAGGCTCTTTCGGCAGATGGATTGAATAATACGACGGATATTATTGCATCTCTTGCAGTGTTGATTGGACTTCGTATTTCTCAAAAGCCGCCTGATGAAGATCATCCATACGGTCATTTTAGAGCAGAGAACATTGCGTCTCTTGTGGCGTCCTTTATTATGATGCTTGTAGGACTTCAGGTTTTGCTGAGTGCAGGTCAGTCGCTCTTCTCATCAGAGCATCAAACGCCTGATATGATCGCAGCTTGGACGGCAGCAGGAAGTGCTGTGTTGATGTATGGTGTGTATATTTACAACCGTAATCTGTCCAAACGGATCAATAGCCAGGCTCTTCATGCAGCAGCTGCTGATAATAAATCAGATGCGTATGTGAGTATCGGAACATTTGTTGGGATTATCGCCTCTCAATTTCAGCTGGCATGGATTGATACACTTGCAGCGTTTGTCATTGGGCTCATTATTTGTAAAACGGCGTGGGAGATTTTCAGAGATGCTTCTCATTCGTTAACGGATGGTTTTCATATAAAAGATATGTCCAAATATAAAGAGACCATTGAAGCAACACCTGGGGTGGGCGATTTGAAAGATATTAAGGCACGCTATCTCGGAAGTACGGTCCATGTGGATGTAGTAGTGGAGGTCGAGCCGCACTTGAACATTGCAGAAAGCCATGATATTGCAGATGAGATTGAACGTAGAATGAAGAAGGAACATGATATTTTACATTCTCATGTTCATATGGAGCCAGCAGGTGAGCCAATAGAAGAGAAGAAGTCTTTTCCATCGTGAGAAGGCTTCTTTTTTCTATGTGTTGATGTTTTATGCAATTGCGCGTTGTATGGTAAAGTTAGACTATATGAAATTAACGGAAACGTGATAGGAGGATCAGGATGGCATTTGATGAACCAATGCATTCAGATTTACAAAAAATCGTAGATAACATCAATAAAGTCATGGTTGGGAAGAAAGACATTGCGATATTAAGCCTTGTTGCGATTTTGGCGAAGGGGCATGTGCTACTAGAGGATGTGCCTGGTGTTGGGAAG harbors:
- a CDS encoding multicopper oxidase family protein, which gives rise to MNLEKFVDELPIPEVAEPVKKNPRQTYYEIAMEEVFLKVHRDLPPTKLWTYNGSLPGPTIHANRNEKVKVKWMNKLPLKHFLPVDHTIHEGHHDEPEVKTVVHLHGGVTPASSDGYPEAWFSRDFEATGPFFEREVYEYPNHQQACTLWYHDHAMALTRLNVYAGLAGFYLISDAFEKSLELPKDEYDIPLMIMDRTFQEDGALFYPSRPNNTPEDSDLPDPSIVPFFCGETILVNGKVWPYLEVEPRKYRFRILNASNTRTYELHLDNDATILQIGSDGGFLPRPVHHQSFTIAPAERFDVIIDFSAYENKTITLKNKAGCGQEVNPETDANIMQFKVTRPLKGRAPKTLRPIFKPLPPLRPSRADKERTLTLTGTQDKYGRPILLLDNHFWNDPVTENPRLGSVEVWSIVNPTRGTHPIHLHLVQFRVIDRRPFDTEVYQSTGDIVYTGPNEAPPLHEQGYKDTIQAHAGEVIRIIARFVPYSGRYVWHCHILEHEDYDMMRPMDII
- the gabP gene encoding GABA permease; the protein is MSNITNGLQKNLKTRHISMISIAGVIGAGLFVGSGAVIHSAGPGSILSYSFAGLLVIFIMRMLGEMACAYPTSGSFSQYASDAIGPWAGFTIGWLYWFFWVIVIAIEAIAGAAIIQYWYGDAPVWLTSLILTILLTLTNIFSVKSFGEFEYWFSLIKVVSIILFLLIGFAFIFGFGGHHTVGLANLTGNGGFLPNGFSSVLLGIVVVIFSFMGTEIVAIAAGESADPVKSVTTATRSVVWRIIVFYVGSIAVVVTLLPWNSASILTSPFVAVLEYIGVPSAAQVMNVIVLTAVLSCLNSGLYTTSRMLYSLAERGEAPKRFMKISKRGVPVAATVAGTFFSYIAVMMNYFYPETIFLFLVNASGAIALLVYLVIAVSQLRMRRKIEKENPEQLKIKMWLFPYLTYFTILVICAILISMLFIESMRPQLILTSIITFSVLAAYFIFKPNKKTPANATLENKHP
- a CDS encoding cation diffusion facilitator family transporter translates to MERYNELRQGETGAWVSIIAYVILSAVKLLIGYTFHSEALSADGLNNTTDIIASLAVLIGLRISQKPPDEDHPYGHFRAENIASLVASFIMMLVGLQVLLSAGQSLFSSEHQTPDMIAAWTAAGSAVLMYGVYIYNRNLSKRINSQALHAAAADNKSDAYVSIGTFVGIIASQFQLAWIDTLAAFVIGLIICKTAWEIFRDASHSLTDGFHIKDMSKYKETIEATPGVGDLKDIKARYLGSTVHVDVVVEVEPHLNIAESHDIADEIERRMKKEHDILHSHVHMEPAGEPIEEKKSFPS